The Salvia miltiorrhiza cultivar Shanhuang (shh) chromosome 1, IMPLAD_Smil_shh, whole genome shotgun sequence genome has a window encoding:
- the LOC131026196 gene encoding subtilisin-like protease SBT4.3, with the protein MGFSQSKLGAGQEGDVIIGLIDTGAWPEHPSFNDTGYSPPPAKWKGACETTNFTCNNKLIGGRFYNSDGHYYGNMIPSPRDTEGHGTHTATTAGGGEVVGASYLGLAEGVARGGVSNARVAVYKVCGFLICLSVDILKAFDDAIADGVDIISVSLGSFHASDYIYDPIAIGSFHAMKRGVLTSASAGNSGPDPVSVCNVAPWLLSVAASTIDRKFVANLVLGNGLILRGNSINTFDLNGTSFPLIWGGDAVNYTAGSSSDYAIDCGYDDLNLEMVVGKIVVCQSTLGMLAIREVNGIGIILIGTDAVNPEYALSYQLPVTMITPDDGRKVLEYIRSTRYPTATILVGESWKDAMAPRVASFSSRGPNAISPDILKPDITAPGVNILAGWSPMAPPSFEVGDTRVVYFNIASGTSMSCPHASGAAAYVKAAHPQWSPAAIKSAIMTTAHVMDPRKHSDMEFAYGSGHINPAAAIDPGLVFDASVADYVDFLCKQGYNTTTLRLVAGDNSACANTAAPGRGWDLNYPSLALYVEDGQQISGSFARRVTNVGKANSTYTAAVDAPPLINVTVDPAVLTFSSAGETQQFAVHVAGPAIKQVPIISAAVTWSDGSGHSVRTPVVVYNYSPGAPYNLQSPNSNSKMI; encoded by the exons ATGGGATTCAGCCAGAGCAAGCTTGGAGCTGGCCAGGAAGGAGATGTCATTATTGGACTAATTGACACTG GAGCGTGGCCGGAGCATCCGAGTTTCAACGACACAGGTTACAGCCCTCCACCGGCTAAATGGAAGGGAGCATGTGAAACCACAAATTTCACCTGCAACAA CAAGCTCATTGGGGGCCGCTTCTACAACAGCGATGGCCATTACTATGGAAACATGATCCCATCTCCAAGAGACACAGAAGGGCACGGCACCCACACAGCCACAACAGCTGGTGGTGGTGAGGTGGTGGGGGCGAGCTATCTTGGGCTAGCAGAGGGCGTAGCAAGAGGTGGAGTCTCCAATGCAAGGGTTGCAGTGTACAAGGTGTGCGGGTTCCTCATCTGCCTCTCAGTCGACATCCTCAAAGCCTTTGATGATGCAATCGCGGATGGAGTTGACATCATATCAGTCTCTCTAGGATCTTTCCACGCTTCTGATTACATCTATGATCCCATTGCAATAGGATCTTTTCATGCCATGAAAAGGGGGGTATTAACCTCAGCCTCAGCAGGGAACTCTGGCCCGGATCCCGTTTCAGTATGCAACGTTGCACCTTGGTTACTTTCAGTCGCTGCTAGCACCATTGATAGGAAGTTTGTGGCCAACTTGGTGCTTGGCAATGGCCTAATCTTGAGA GGAAACTCGATTAACACCTTTGATCTCAACGGAACCTCATTCCCTCTAATCTGGGGGGGCGACGCTGTGAACTACACTGCCGGTTCTAGCTCGGATTATGCAATTGATTGTGGATATGATGATCTGAATCTTGAGATGGTGGTGGGGAAGATAGTCGTGTGCCAAAGCACACTGGGGATGCTTGCCATTCGTGAGGTGAATGGCATCGGAATCATCTTGATCGGTACAGACGCCGTGAATCCCGAATACGCCTTGAGCTATCAACTACCAGTCACAATGATAACCCCAGATGATGGCAGGAAGGTTTTGGAATACATAAGAAGCACAAG ATACCCTACAGCAACTATTTTGGTGGGAGAGAGTTGGAAAGATGCCATGGCTCCTAGAGTTGCTTCATTTTCTTCCAGAGGGCCCAACGCCATTAGTCCAGATATTCTCAAG CCTGATATAACTGCGCCCGGCGTCAACATTCTTGCTGGGTGGTCTCCGATGGCGCCGCCTTCGTTCGAAGTTGGCGACACGAGGGTGGTATATTTCAACATAGCTTCAGGAACATCCATGTCGTGCCCTCATGCAAGCGGCGCCGCTGCCTATGTCAAAGCAGCTCACCCTCAATGGTCGCCCGCCGCCATCAAGTCCGCCATCATGACAACAG CACACGTGATGGATCCCAGAAAACACAGCGACATGGAGTTCGCCTACGGCTCCGGACACATCAACCCTGCGGCGGCGATAGACCCAGGCCTAGTCTTCGACGCCTCCGTGGCGGACTACGTCGACTTCCTCTGCAAGCAGGGCTACAACACCACCACCCTGCGACTGGTCGCCGGAGACAATAGCGCCTGCGCCAACACCGCCGCGCCGGGAAGAGGCTGGGACCTCAACTACCCATCCTTGGCGCTCTACGTGGAAGACGGGCAGCAGATCTCCGGCAGCTTCGCCAGAAGAGTGACGAATGTCGGCAAGGCCAACTCAACTTACACCGCCGCCGTCGACGCGCCGCCGCTGATCAACGTCACGGTTGATCCGGCGGTGCTCACGTTTTCGTCGGCCGGAGAGACGCAGCAGTTCGCCGTGCATGTGGCGGGACCCGCCATTAAACAGGTGCCGATCATCTCCGCCGCCGTGACATGGAGCGACGGAAGCGGGCATTCTGTGAGAACACCGGTTGTGGTTTACAACTACTCTCCCGGTGCTCCCTACAATCTTCAATCTCCAAATTCCAACTCCAAAATGATTTAA
- the LOC131026186 gene encoding pentatricopeptide repeat-containing protein At4g37170-like, with protein MKRNQFILRKLLRSHSCLYSSTPHSIQPTISPKPFFLPSGDHGPSPNRDASFIESIQHLCQQKRLKDVIPLLENQVCPPPVAYSKILQLCIEKRALDEGKRVHDHINRSGFKAGAFISNKILELYCKCGSMSNARKLFDEMGEKDLCSWNTLISGYARMGMLLEARELFDGMSERDNFSWTAMISGYVKHKQPAHALELYRLMQRNENLMCNKFTVSSALAASAAMQSLRSGKEIHGRIIRTGLDSDAVVSSALLDVYGKCGSLNEARYIFDRVQGKDIVLWTSMIDRYFGDGRWEDGLSLFSDFLRCGIRPNEYTFAGVLNACARQTAEELGREVHGHMVRIGFDLCSFAASTLVHMYAKCGSVERADKVFKLLPRPCLVSWTSLINGYAQNGEPHEALKLFDMLLRSGTQPDHVTFVGVLSACTHAGLVDKGLEYFHLIKEKHGLLLTADHYACVVDLLSRSGRFKEAEDIIRTMPMKPDKFLWASLLGGCRIHGNYEIAERAAETLFEIEPENAATYVTLANIYATAGKWDEVAKVRGLMDERGVVKKPGMSWVNVNRKVHIFLVGDESHPKSKEIFKFLGEISKKMKEEGFVPHTNYVLHDVEEEQKEQNLSYHSEKLAVAFGIISTTPGTLVKVFKNLRTCVDCHTALKFVSRIAERKIIVRDSSRFHCFESGRCSCQDYW; from the coding sequence ATGAAGCGAAATCAATTTATTCTTCGAAAATTACTTAGATCCCATTCTTGTTTATATTCTTCCACACCCCATTCCATTCAACCAACAATCTCGCCAAAGCCTTTCTTCCTTCCCTCAGGAGATCATGGGCCATCCCCAAATCGAGATGCCAGTTTCATCGAATCCATCCAACATCTCTGCCAACAGAAACGGTTGAAAGATGTGATTCCATTGCTAGAAAATCAAGTTTGCCCCCCTCCCGTGGCTTATTCGAAAATTCTGCAGCTGTGTATTGAAAAGAGGGCTCTTGATGAGGGCAAAAGGGTCCACGACCATATCAATCGCTCGGGTTTCAAAGCCGGGGCTTTTATCTCGAACAAGATTCTTGAGCTGTATTGCAAATGTGGTAGTATGTCGAATGCCCGCAAGCTGTTTGATGAAATGGGTGAGAAGGATTTGTGTTCTTGGAACACTTTGATTTCGGGCTACGCGAGAATGGGCATGCTTTTAGAAGCGCGGGAGCTGTTCGATGGAATGTCTGAAAGAGACAACTTTTCATGGACGGCCATGATTTCGGGTTACGTGAAGCATAAACAACCTGCGCATGCCTTGGAGCTCTACAGATTAATGCAGAGGAATGAGAATCTAATGTGCAATAAGTTCACCGTCTCTAGTGCTCTCGCGGCTTCTGCTGCCATGCAGTCGTTGCGCTCGGGGAAAGAGATTCACGGACGTATAATCAGAACAGGGTTGGATTCTGATGCCGTGGTTTCGAGTGCTCTGTTGGATGTGTATGGCAAGTGTGGGAGCCTAAACGAGGCGAGGTACATTTTTGATCGAGTACAAGGCAAAGACATTGTGCTTTGGACATCAATGATTGATCGATATTTTGGAGATGGGAGGTGGGAAGATGGCCTTTCTTTGTTTTCTGATTTCTTGCGTTGTGGGATTCGCCCTAACGAGTACACGTTTGCAGGAGTTTTGAACGCGTGCGCTCGTCAAACTGCAGAGGAGTTAGGCAGGGAGGTTCACGGGCACATGGTGCGGATTGGATTTGATCTGTGCTCTTTTGCTGCTAGCACGCTCGTGCATATGTATGCCAAGTGTGGTAGTGTGGAGAGAGCAGATAAAGTGTTCAAGTTGCTGCCTAGGCCTTGTTTAGTCTCGTGGACCTCGTTGATCAATGGATATGCTCAAAATGGGGAGCCCCATGAAGCTCTTAAGCTGTTTGATATGCTGCTTAGGTCTGGCACTCAGCCTGATCATGTTACATTTGTAGGTGTTCTATCTGCTTGCACTCATGCAGGTTTAGTCGATAAAGGTCTTGAATATTTCCACTTGATAAAGGAGAAACATGGGCTGCTCCTCACAGCTGACCACTACGCTTGTGTGGTTGATCTCTTGAGTCGTTCGGGCAGATTCAAGGAAGCAGAAGATATCATTCGTACAATGCCTATGAAACCCGACAAGTTTCTGTGGGCTTCCTTACTTGGTGGGTGCAGGATTCATGGAAACTATGAAATTGCAGAGAGAGCTGCTGAAACCTTGTTTGAGATTGAACCGGAGAATGCAGCTACTTACGTCACTCTTGCTAATATCTATGCCACTGCAGGGAAGTGGGACGAAGTGGCGAAGGTGAGAGGACTGATGGATGAGAGAGGAGTGGTGAAGAAACCTGGGATGAGTTGGGTTAATGTCAACCGGAAGGTCCATATCTTCTTGGTTGGAGATGAATCCCATCCGAAATCCAAAGAGATATTCAAATTCTTGGGTGAGATCTCGAAGAAGATGAAGGAAGAAGGGTTTGTCCCTCACACGAATTATGTGCTGCATGATGTAGAGGAAGAGCAGAAAGAGCAGAATCTGTCCTACCATAGTGAGAAACTTGCAGTGGCATTCGGCATCATCAGCACTACTCCGGGAACTCTGGTCAAGGTTTTCAAGAACTTGAGAACCTGCGTGGACTGCCACACGGCCCTGAAGTTCGTGTCAAGGATTGCTGAGAGGAAAATAATCGTACGGGACTCGAGTAGGTTCCATTGTTTCGAGTCTGGGAGGTGTTCTTGCCAAGATTACTGGTGA